GCCCGGGACGCGTGGGTGCTCCAGGTCGAGGACCGCCCGCTGCTGCAGGAAGCGGCTCGCTGGGCGCTCCTGGCGCTCCCGCGGCTGGTGTTCCACAATGCCACCTTCGACCTGCTGGTCCTGGACCGGCACCTAGGGACTCCGCTGGAGGTGATGGGCCCGAAGGCGACTGACTCCAAGATCGTGGCGCATTTGTACGACTCGCGCCCATCCCACGAAGGCGGATACGGCCTGCGGCTGAAGGAGCTGTGTGCGAAGGACGTCGATCCGTCGGCGCCGGACACACAGGAAGACCTGACGAAGGTGTTCCACTCCATCGGCGAGACGAAGGCCAGTGGGTGGGCCGCGATTGACATCAACCACCCGACATATCTCGCGTACGCAGGTTTGGACGCGATCCTCGTCTCTCGACTCCTACCGGTCCTGGAGGAGCGTCTCCGCACGGTCGGCGTAGCACAGCGCCTCGTCGACTTCGAGCACCGCGTGATGCTCGTCTGCGCCAAGATGGAGCGGCGCGGGATGCTCGTGGACCAGCCGTACGTGGCCGACCTCGTGGGCCGGCTGGAGGAGGAGGCCAAGCTCCACGCGGGCAAGGCGACGAAGTACGGCGTGACGTCGGTGAACTCCCCGAAGCAGGTGGCGACGGCTCTTGTCGGCATGGGGGAGACGCTAACGGAAACCACTGACAGTGGGGCTCTGAAGGTGGACAAGTCCATCTTGCTGGACCTGGCCGACCTGGACGAGCAGTGGCAGCCGCGCGGGGCTCGCGAGGCAAACCCGCTGGCTGACGCCGTGCTCCGCAGCAAGCGGGCGGGTAAGTGGTCGACGTCGTACGGCATCGCCATGCGCGACGGCCTGGACGTCAACGGGCGCATCCATCCGAAGATCAACAGTCTCCAGGCCCGGACCGCCCGCATGTCCATCTCCGGCCCTCCGCTACAGCAGCTGCCGTCAGGGGACTGGACGATCCGCCGCGCACTCCTGGCAGACCCGGGGATGCGGATGTTCAGCATCGACTACAGCGCCGTGGAGATGCGCGTCCTGGCGGCCCTGGCCAACGAGACCACCATGAAGCGCGCGATCACGGAGGGGAGGGACCTTCACGACTTCACTGCGGAACTCATCTGGGGCCCGAACTTCACCAAGCGGCACCGCAAGATGGGCAAGGGCGTGGGCTTCGGCAAGGTCTACGGGGGAGGCGCAACAACCCTCAGTCGGCAGACTGGCGCGCCCCTGGCTGAGGTGAAGACCGCCATCGCCGCGTACGACCGGGTGTACCCCGGAGTCAAGCGCTACTCGCAGAAGCTGCAGCGAGAGGCACGCAGGGACGGCTACATCGTCTGGACTCCCGTCGGCCGCCGGCTCCCGCTGGACCGGGACCGTGTGTACGCGGCCACCAACTACGCGGTGCAGTCGACCGCGCGGGACGTTCTGTGCCAGGCGGTGTTGGACATGGACGACAAGGGCCTGACGGACTACCTGCTCCTGTTGGTGCACGACGAGGCTCTTGGGTGCGCTCCCGAGGACATCGCTCAGGACGTCGCGCGCGAGGTGGCGGAGACGATGACGATGGACTTCTTCGGCGTCCCGCTGGACGCGGATCTGAACGACGCCGTGTGGGGCCGCTCCTGGGGCGGCGGATACATGAAGAAGGCGGCCACCATGACCGCCAACGACGAGTGGTACGCCGCTCACCCCGACGCAGCTGCAGCCGCGGAACTGGCTCGCGCATGAGCCCCGCCCGGCTGCCTGCGCCATCCGTGCACCGGGTGACCGGAGTTGACCGAACGGCAGTGGCTGGATTCGCCCCTGCTGCCGTCCGGTCGGTCTTCCGTTCGCGTCCCATATCGCCCCCTATGCGTGCACCCGAGCCACCCCACGGACCGTCACACCGTGACACTCTGCGACGGTGGGAGGAGCTGGAGTGGTGGGCCTGTGTCTACTGTGACGCTCCATTCGGCCCAATGGTTGTAGCCGAAGCGGACCACATAATTCCCCTTGCGAAGGGGGGAGTTCACGAGTCGTTCAACATCGCGCCGGCGTGCGCGGAGTGCAACCGGGCCAAGTCTGATCTGGACATGTCCGACTGGCTGTCAGTTCTCGCAGCTCAGCTAGATACGGAGCGCGAGGTTACGGTTACGCAGCGCGCAATCTCGCGTGATCGACGCGCACACACATCCTCCACAAGGTAACAAGTCTGTAACGTGGTTCAGTCCTGCACGGACTTGGGTCGCGCGACATATCCGCAGGTCCGATGGGTCGCGCGACAGAAGTACTACTTACGCAGGGTGTGCGTGAACCCCGGCAAACCGGGGCATCGCGGGCACAGTGCCCCTCGTATCTCAGCCGCACGTCGATTGCCCGGGGAGGGCTCGTGACCTACAGTCCAAATCACGTCGCAGACGGACATCATCTGAAGGACCTTCTGGACGCGCTGGAGCGCGACTTGATCGAACTTCGACACATGGCGTCCATATACGACGATGCGTCAGAGATGCCGGGCCGACGCCCTGACGTAGATCCGGACGGGACCGGCCGCAGTGCGACGCACGACCCATCCCGTCCGACCGAGAACATCGCCCTGGACGGCGCCCGAGCGGCGCTAGTGGAACAACTCGAAATTGGTATCTCGTACGCAACATATGCCCGCGCGTATGTACGGGGCGCCACAGCATCAATGGACCGGGCACTTTCCCACTGGGAGGGGGAGCCGGTCGGATTCCCGGGGGGATGCAATGAACGTACTGACGGGGGCCCGCTCCACTCTGGAGCAGCTGGGGGACCTGATGGAGCTGGCGGGACTGCTGGATCTGCCGCTTCTGCACCACTCGGAGAGCCGGCTCCTTGACGCCGATGCGCTCTACCGCTCCGCCGGCTGGGAGTTCTGCCCGCTGGCCGTTGCTGACGTCACCTTGGCGGAGGCGTACGGGATGACGATCAAAGATCTCTAGCTCCGTCTAGCGCTACACGGAGCCCACCCCTCTTCATCGCCCCGCGACGGGGCTGGATCTGGCGTACCCGGGGGCGCCGTACCAAGTGTGATCCAGCCCACAAAAGTCACGTGAAACATTCTCGCCCAGCCCCGCCATAACTCACTCAAGACGCAAACAGAGGAGCCCACATGACCGTCACCATCGCTACCGAGACGATCCAGGCCGCACAGGGCGGGGATCAGGACGCCATGTGGGAGATCATCACCGAGCACGAGGCGATGCTCAGCAGCATTGTCCGCCAGGTGGCCCCGAACGCCTCACCGTCGGACGTGGAAGACCTCATGCAGGACGCCCGGATCGAATTGATCCAGCACGTGCGCAGCTACAACACCGACTCCTCCGCGGCCAAGCTCAGCACGTACGCCTACGCCGGGGTGCGTAAGGCAGTCGCGCGACTGTGGGTCAAGAACACGACGGGACTCACCATTGAGCCGTCGGTGGTGCACGCCGTAAGTCACGCGCTCTGGGTAACAGAGGGCGACGAGGAAGGCGCTTGGATGATCGTATCCAGCAACGAGGACCCGCGTCGACGCATCTCACGTGAAGTGTTTGTGAGCGTTCGTGAAGCACTCGCGCAGACGCTCAGCCTTTCCTCTCCTGCGGGCCACGACGACGACTCGATGACCCTCGCGGACACCATCCCTGAGGCCGGCGCAACCTTCACCGATACGGCCGACAAGCAGGCACTGGCTCACTACCTGCTGAGTGAGATCCCGCCCCGGCAGGCGTTCGCCCTCCGTGCCTTCTACGCGATCGGCATGGAGCAGATGACCGACGCGCAGGCGGGCGACGACCTGGGACTGAAGCCTGCCGCCGTTCGCGTCCTCCGCACCCGCGGAGTGGACAACGCCCGTCAGATCGCACTGCGCGACGACCTTCGCACAGCTGCGTAAAACACTCACCCGACAAGGAACCGTGACATGAGCCGATACCCCTCGCTCGACGACTACGACGTCCAGGGCGTGCGACCGGAGGAGGCCGCTCTCTGGGGCGGTGACGTCCTGCTGGCCGTGGAGGCACGGAGCGACGGCGACCCGCTGGACGGCTTCACCTTCGAGTGACCTCCGTGAGTCGACTCACGGAGCTGCAGAGACCTACAGAGGAGAGAACATGACGGAGTACACCGCGCAGTGCCGGTACGACGAGGGGCAGCGGTTGGTGGCACGGGGTACCGGCGCGTCTATCGCGCTTGACGGCTATGCGGCTGGGAATCTCGTAACCGAGCCGTACCTCTCACCGGACGACGCCCGCATCTTCGCCCGCGGCATCCTGGCCCTGGCTGACGAGGTCGACGGGGGAGAAGCGAAGGGGGCGGCCGGTACCCGCCCGCAAGTTGGCAACCGGGTGCGCGTCATTCTGGGCGACCCCAACCACAGCGGTGACCGCTTCGTGGGGCGCGTCGGGACGCTCATTGGCGACGACGGGGAGGGCGACAACATTCCCTTCCTGGTCAGGTTCGGGCCCGGAGAGCACGGAGCCACGGACGGGCAGTGGTACTGCGCAGAGGTGGAGCCCGTTGACGAACCGGCCGCAGCTGCACCGCTCGTCACGACCCCCGGTCCGTCCCGCGCGACCCTCCTGGAGCAGGCTCGGCAGCTCCTGAACGACAGCGCCACGTTCGACGCCGATGACCTGATCAAGCTGGCCGACTACCTGGCAGGAGACAACGCATGAGCGACATCAAAGTTAACGACCGGGTGCGCGTGGTCCGGGAGTACTCAACCAGCGAGAGCGACTACGACGGAAAGTACGGCACCGTAACCCGCCTGGACGTCGGCGACCACTACCCCTACTACGTGCAGTGCGACGGGCAGGATTACTCGGTCTGGATGCATGAGGTGCAGCCCCTGGAACCCGCCACAAACGGAGACCGTGAGTCCCTCGTCTTCCACGCCAAGTCCCTCCTGGCCGGCACCGAGCACACGGGCGCCGACGTGATCGCGATGGCCGCCTTCCTGGCCGGCTGATGTGAAAGGCCCGGGGCTACGGCTCCGGGCCTTCTCCGTGTAGCGCTTCACGGAGGTTCGACGAAGGGGGTTGTGTCGCGCAACCCGACTGTGCCACTATGGAGCCACGCCAGGGACTCACGGAGGGTCCCGGCAGGGGGGGGGCAGACATGAACTACAAGACGTGCGCCACGTGCCACACGGACCTCCACCCCAACGTCGGCTACGTGCTGAACACCTTTGCGGGCAAGGTCTACGCCCATCACAAGGAGTGCCGTCCGGAGCCGGCCCCTAAGCCGCAGGTGTGGGTGTACCTGCGCGGCTACGTCGACGCTGAATAGCCGAAACGCCCTCCGGGGCGTCCGCGGGGACTGGCCTACCCGCGCTGATGAGGCAGGCCGTAGGAGGAGAGATGCGCTACGAGGTCCATAACCTTGCCGGGTACTGGGGCGTGTACGACACCGTGACGGGTTTGTACGTGTCGACGTCCTTCCGACGCAAGCGATCAGAGGGGGACGCGCAGGCCCGAAACGGGGCCTGACACCCGCCCCGCATAGGAAAGCCCACGGCGCCCCCAGCACCAACGGCGCGCGGTTCGAATCCGCGGCGGGGCACTCGAAGACCGACGAAGGAGATGCACCATGCGAGACATCATCGATGTAGACAGCTGTCCGAACGGAAACATCATCTGCTTCCAGGACTCCAAGTGCCCTGAGTGCCTCGTCGACGAGGAGTTCCAGGAGGAGCAGATCTCGCGACACGTGCGGACGTGCACGGCGGACGGCTTCTGCTACATCTGCCAGTGCCTTTGAACCACCGCCCCGGATAGGCAGTCAGGCGAGTGCGCGTCTCGCCCGGGGCACTCCATCACGTCGACGTCAAGAGGAGCCATGGACGACCATGAAGACGGCTGTGAGTGCGCACCATGCGGCACGCTCGTAATGGGCCCGTTCGAGGGCTGGGAGCCGCGATGGCTCCCCGACGGGGTGACCGGTACGTGCGTGTTCTGCCAGGAGGCCGGCCAGCTTGCCTACTACACGGCACTGGGTATGAGCGTCGGCCGCTGCTGCCAGAGGGAGAAGAGCTGACCATGTTCCGTCGCCGCAGAATTCGCCGAGCAGCAACCGCCCTCACCGTTGCCTACCCGCATATCTCGCACCCCGTCGCCGTCAGCCGTGCCTGGCGGATGGTGGAGAGCTACCCCCGGGCCGACACGGCGCGCGTCACGGACTACCTGATCCATGGGGAGCGCGTCCGCATCATGCTCGACAACGTGGATCTCAACCGCGAGTCATCAACGAAGGAGACACCGTGAACACGCTGCCGGCCCACATCAAGCTCACTGTCCCGGCCCGCATGATCCGACGAGGCGACGAGTTCGACCTCCACAACCGCACCCGGACCGCCAGTGAGCACGCGCACCGGTTCACCGTAGGGACCGTCCACGTCTTCTTCATCGGAGGCGGGGAGGCGTACCTCTCGCAGGA
This genomic interval from Streptomyces sp. NBC_00464 contains the following:
- a CDS encoding DNA polymerase — its product is MKYFPYTIAGDETMTRVPETAADLDEFRRWVERKARAGEMVGADTETTGLDTFSPTYRLRTVQLGDARDAWVLQVEDRPLLQEAARWALLALPRLVFHNATFDLLVLDRHLGTPLEVMGPKATDSKIVAHLYDSRPSHEGGYGLRLKELCAKDVDPSAPDTQEDLTKVFHSIGETKASGWAAIDINHPTYLAYAGLDAILVSRLLPVLEERLRTVGVAQRLVDFEHRVMLVCAKMERRGMLVDQPYVADLVGRLEEEAKLHAGKATKYGVTSVNSPKQVATALVGMGETLTETTDSGALKVDKSILLDLADLDEQWQPRGAREANPLADAVLRSKRAGKWSTSYGIAMRDGLDVNGRIHPKINSLQARTARMSISGPPLQQLPSGDWTIRRALLADPGMRMFSIDYSAVEMRVLAALANETTMKRAITEGRDLHDFTAELIWGPNFTKRHRKMGKGVGFGKVYGGGATTLSRQTGAPLAEVKTAIAAYDRVYPGVKRYSQKLQREARRDGYIVWTPVGRRLPLDRDRVYAATNYAVQSTARDVLCQAVLDMDDKGLTDYLLLLVHDEALGCAPEDIAQDVAREVAETMTMDFFGVPLDADLNDAVWGRSWGGGYMKKAATMTANDEWYAAHPDAAAAAELARA
- a CDS encoding HNH endonuclease; this translates as MRAPEPPHGPSHRDTLRRWEELEWWACVYCDAPFGPMVVAEADHIIPLAKGGVHESFNIAPACAECNRAKSDLDMSDWLSVLAAQLDTEREVTVTQRAISRDRRAHTSSTR
- a CDS encoding sigma-70 family RNA polymerase sigma factor, which encodes MTVTIATETIQAAQGGDQDAMWEIITEHEAMLSSIVRQVAPNASPSDVEDLMQDARIELIQHVRSYNTDSSAAKLSTYAYAGVRKAVARLWVKNTTGLTIEPSVVHAVSHALWVTEGDEEGAWMIVSSNEDPRRRISREVFVSVREALAQTLSLSSPAGHDDDSMTLADTIPEAGATFTDTADKQALAHYLLSEIPPRQAFALRAFYAIGMEQMTDAQAGDDLGLKPAAVRVLRTRGVDNARQIALRDDLRTAA